The genomic interval TGAGGTTACCATATTTTTATCTGGTGCTGCGGAAGAAGTTCTTAAAATGTATGGGCTTTATGAAAGAGTTAAAAGCTTAACTGGTGGAAAATACCGTGAACTTGCAACTGATTCTGATCAAAAATTTTCATATCCAATAACTGGTCGTCTTTCTCTTGGAAAGTATGATTTATTAATTGTTTCACCGGCTACAGCAAATACGGTTTCAAAAATCGTTTATGGGATAGCAGATACTTTAGTAACAAATGCTGTTGCTCAATCTGGTAAAGGTGCTGTTCCAGTATATATGGTGCCTGTTGATATTCACCCAGGTCCGATTGATACAGTTCTTCCATCTAAAATGGAATTATCTAAATGTCAAAGTTGTGATGATTGTTTTGCATCTATTGCCTGTGAACAAGGTGCAATTCTTCCACATGAAGAAATAGATTTAACAAAATGTATTGGTTGCGGTTTGTGCAGGAACACATGTCCGTATGATGCAATTTCTGAAGGCAAAATCATAACAATCTATATGAGGGATATTGATATTGAAAATACCTGTAAGTTATCAAGTATTGATAATATTCAAATATTTGAAAATCCACACGAAATCTTAGATAAAATCTAAACGATCCCCTATTTTTAATTTTAACTTATTTTTTCTTGTTTCTAGGATATATTTTGCTTGTTTTTTAGGTTTATAGAATTTCCAAGGTTTTAAACTTGTCTTTTCAAAAATATATTTCTTTTCATTTAAAAAATAAACATCAATTTCAAATCTCATAAAAAATGTGTGGATGCTTGAATCTTTAAGATTTGTAAATAATAATCCGTCATCAAAATCTTTTTTCAGCATTAATCCTTTAAAACGTTTGTAAAAGTTATTAGCATATGTTATTTTTATATTAATTTGTTCATTATTGTATATCATTAATTAATTTTAATTTAATCAATTATTTAAGTTTTTAACAAATTTAAATCAATATTTATTTAGATAAATGTTTTATTTTTCATTTCACCATTAACTAAATCTTCTAGTGCAGTTTTAAAATCCTCTTTTTCAAAAACTCCGGGTATTATTAATCTTTCATCGTTGTAATTTATGAAATAATATGGAATTGTGTTTATTCCATTTGAAATAGCTTCATCCATATCAAGATCAACTTCAATTGAATAAGTTTCTTTTTTTAGAAATTCATATATCTCTTTTTCATTTAATTTACAGGAAATAGCAATTTTTATCAGAACATTGTAATCTGAAATATTCTCATTTTTAATAAAATTGGATTCAAATATTTTTAAAACAATCTCTTGAGTTAATGTAGGATAATTACGTTCTACATATTTAACAAGTCTATGGGCATCTTTTGAACTTGAAAGTTGCATGTTTTTGTAATTTATATTTAATCCTTCATCTTGAGCTATTTTTTCTATTTCTTCAATTTCATTTTCTGCATCTTTAATTGATAATCTATTTCTAATTGCATATCTATCG from Methanobrevibacter gottschalkii DSM 11977 carries:
- a CDS encoding dihydromethanopterin reductase (acceptor), which produces MRIGFAFTGAGHLLKESVQVAEKLANDHEVTIFLSGAAEEVLKMYGLYERVKSLTGGKYRELATDSDQKFSYPITGRLSLGKYDLLIVSPATANTVSKIVYGIADTLVTNAVAQSGKGAVPVYMVPVDIHPGPIDTVLPSKMELSKCQSCDDCFASIACEQGAILPHEEIDLTKCIGCGLCRNTCPYDAISEGKIITIYMRDIDIENTCKLSSIDNIQIFENPHEILDKI
- a CDS encoding DUF192 domain-containing protein, whose protein sequence is MIYNNEQINIKITYANNFYKRFKGLMLKKDFDDGLLFTNLKDSSIHTFFMRFEIDVYFLNEKKYIFEKTSLKPWKFYKPKKQAKYILETRKNKLKLKIGDRLDFI
- a CDS encoding DsbA family oxidoreductase; this translates as MIIEYLSDFNCPYSYIGLNRIMSVCNHLNLDVIWEMKSFELEPELNNIPTCSIDRYAIRNRLSIKDAENEIEEIEKIAQDEGLNINYKNMQLSSSKDAHRLVKYVERNYPTLTQEIVLKIFESNFIKNENISDYNVLIKIAISCKLNEKEIYEFLKKETYSIEVDLDMDEAISNGINTIPYYFINYNDERLIIPGVFEKEDFKTALEDLVNGEMKNKTFI